The sequence CCACGTGCAGGAACTCGCGGCGCGGGGTGCCGCTGCCCCACAGCACCAGTTCGGGCAGCCGGTCGCGTTCGGCCTCGTGGAAGCGGCGGATCAGCGCGGGCAGCACGTGCGAGGTGGCGAGGTCGAAGTTGTCGCCGGGGCCGTAGAGGTTGGTCGGCATCGCCGAGACGAACCCGGCGCCGTACTGTCGCCGGTAGGACCGGACCTGGACGATGCCGGCGATCTTCGCGAGGGCGTACGCCTCGTTGGTGGGCTCCAACGGGCCGGTGAGCAGGGCCTCTTCGCGGATGGGCTGGTCGGCCAGCCGAGGGTAGATGCAGCTGGAGCCGAGGAACAGCAGCCGGCGGACGCCGGCTTGGTGGGCGCCGGCGATCACGCTCAACTGGATGCCGAGGTTGTCCTCCAGGAACTGCACCGGGTAGGTCGAGTTGGCCATGATCCCCCCGACCCGGGCGGCGGCCAGCACCACCGCGTCCGGCCGGGTGTCGCGCAGGTAGGCGGCGGTGCCGGCGGCGTCGCGCAGGTCGAGTTCGGCGCGGGTCCGGGTCAGCACCCGGTGGCCGTCAGCGGTCAGCCGGCGGGCGATCGCGGAACCGACCAGCCCGCGGTGGCCGGCGACGAATATCCGGGCGCCGGGCGGCAGCAGTTCGGTCATGGCGGCGATTGTGCCAGCCGTTCGGGGCGGCATGGTGCCGATCCCCCTGTTCCGCCGATTCCCTGAATTGCCCTGACAGCCTGTCCCGGGTGCGCGCCTGACCGACCGCACACCGACGGCCCGGCTTGGCGG comes from Streptomyces sp. NBC_00448 and encodes:
- a CDS encoding GDP-L-fucose synthase family protein, whose translation is MTELLPPGARIFVAGHRGLVGSAIARRLTADGHRVLTRTRAELDLRDAAGTAAYLRDTRPDAVVLAAARVGGIMANSTYPVQFLEDNLGIQLSVIAGAHQAGVRRLLFLGSSCIYPRLADQPIREEALLTGPLEPTNEAYALAKIAGIVQVRSYRRQYGAGFVSAMPTNLYGPGDNFDLATSHVLPALIRRFHEAERDRLPELVLWGSGTPRREFLHVDDLASACALLLREYDADEPVNVGCGEDLTVRELAETVRDVVGYRGTIGWDTGKPDGTPRKLLDVSRLRSLGWRPRIALRDGIASVYAGWRAEQGAGAA